In the Nitrospirales bacterium LBB_01 genome, one interval contains:
- a CDS encoding EAL domain-containing protein, translated as MVKACFLDDILRSSLDMAVVACDLDFRIIYYNPMAARYFDCPEAEALGKSFTELQNNRLVIPDELSEAVKRVRDDGEISYVHKKTKNAQNIFLESRLSCVLNNDGDVIGYVFTSRDITTMKTLSDTLSYRVTLENLAASVSAGLISIPSSELYPEMKISLERLAEALNAESAYLAVYNDDDDIIHQWHHTTVSNLMDDATLLWFKDRANIGKITFYDKTDTSVAANEFSPNNVYSVIIVSLVYGERQMGFIAIASETQHRQWQPEEIVIIKMVSEIFVSAMIRKETEEKLHKLAHYDILTNVPNRMLFNDRLCVAMEQARRHDTMLALLFIDLDRFKKINDTLGHDIGDLLLKEAAGRIELCTRKSDTVARMGGDEFTVIMTNLQRSDDVSRLAAKIITALSAPFFIKQHECSVEASIGISVFPADTDDVVTLLKNADIALYQVKEHGRGDYQFFSPSMNKRSIHKLNLENRLRKALKTDEFSVLYQPQIGINSGNITGMEVIVRWISKESGYVPSFEFIPIAEESGLILSLGKMVFRQVCMVSKEWADMGFNHLAVSIKVLESQFRHRDLLDVVQRILKETGANPALLDVTIDENTAMTDVEQSISILKKLKNLGFSITIDNFGTGYSSLSHLKRFPADTLKINKTFINNITVDTDYASIAKAIIALAHTLGLKVVAEGVETNEQLEFLRAVKCDAVQGTLFTPALTQGDVLHILNDEAHFKVRS; from the coding sequence ATGGTAAAAGCCTGTTTTCTTGACGATATTTTGCGTTCTTCGCTGGATATGGCAGTTGTTGCCTGCGATCTTGATTTCCGTATAATTTATTATAATCCTATGGCTGCAAGGTATTTTGATTGCCCAGAGGCTGAAGCGTTAGGTAAGAGTTTCACGGAACTTCAAAATAACCGGCTTGTGATTCCAGATGAATTATCAGAGGCGGTAAAAAGGGTCAGAGATGACGGTGAAATTTCCTACGTCCATAAAAAAACAAAAAACGCTCAGAATATCTTTCTTGAATCAAGACTATCCTGTGTATTGAATAATGACGGAGATGTAATTGGTTATGTCTTTACTTCAAGGGACATAACAACGATGAAAACCCTGTCGGATACATTAAGTTACCGAGTCACGCTGGAAAATCTTGCCGCCTCAGTATCTGCCGGTTTAATAAGCATACCCTCTTCAGAACTTTACCCGGAAATGAAGATATCACTGGAGCGGTTAGCAGAAGCACTAAATGCCGAGAGCGCATACCTTGCCGTATATAACGATGATGACGACATTATTCATCAATGGCATCATACGACTGTCTCCAATCTCATGGACGATGCCACACTTCTGTGGTTTAAAGACAGAGCAAATATCGGTAAAATTACATTTTATGATAAAACAGATACATCGGTGGCGGCAAATGAGTTTTCACCTAATAATGTTTACTCTGTTATTATCGTATCTCTTGTATATGGCGAAAGACAAATGGGGTTTATTGCTATTGCCTCTGAAACTCAACACAGGCAGTGGCAGCCGGAGGAGATTGTCATCATAAAGATGGTAAGCGAGATATTCGTTAGTGCCATGATAAGAAAGGAAACAGAAGAGAAGCTGCATAAATTGGCACACTACGATATTTTGACCAATGTGCCCAACCGAATGCTCTTTAATGACAGGTTATGTGTGGCTATGGAGCAGGCTCGGAGACATGATACAATGCTGGCTCTTTTATTCATAGATTTGGATAGGTTTAAGAAAATAAACGACACACTGGGGCATGACATAGGGGATTTGCTGTTAAAAGAGGCTGCCGGCAGAATTGAACTCTGCACAAGGAAATCCGACACTGTTGCCAGAATGGGAGGGGATGAGTTTACAGTGATAATGACAAACCTCCAGAGATCGGACGATGTATCACGACTTGCCGCTAAGATTATCACAGCGCTTTCGGCGCCCTTTTTTATAAAGCAGCATGAGTGCTCTGTAGAAGCAAGCATTGGAATAAGTGTGTTCCCGGCCGATACCGATGATGTTGTGACACTGCTTAAAAACGCCGACATTGCCCTCTATCAGGTAAAAGAGCATGGGCGTGGGGATTATCAGTTTTTCTCTCCATCAATGAACAAGCGCTCCATTCACAAACTCAATCTGGAAAACAGACTGAGAAAGGCGCTTAAAACTGATGAGTTTTCAGTGCTTTACCAGCCGCAGATTGGTATCAACAGCGGCAACATTACGGGGATGGAGGTAATAGTCCGGTGGATAAGTAAAGAGTCCGGCTATGTGCCATCTTTTGAGTTTATCCCCATAGCTGAGGAATCCGGGTTGATTTTATCTCTGGGTAAGATGGTGTTCAGGCAGGTTTGTATGGTAAGTAAAGAGTGGGCTGACATGGGTTTTAACCACTTAGCAGTATCAATAAAAGTTCTTGAAAGCCAGTTCAGACACCGTGATCTTTTGGATGTCGTTCAAAGGATACTGAAAGAGACCGGGGCCAACCCTGCTCTGCTTGACGTCACGATAGATGAGAACACTGCAATGACAGACGTTGAACAGTCCATATCAATACTGAAAAAACTAAAGAATCTCGGATTTTCAATAACCATTGATAACTTTGGCACAGGCTATTCCTCATTAAGCCACCTTAAGAGATTTCCTGCGGATACTTTGAAAATAAACAAAACATTTATAAATAACATAACTGTGGATACCGACTATGCCTCAATTGCAAAGGCCATAATAGCGCTGGCACACACTCTGGGCCTTAAGGTGGTTGCTGAGGGCGTTGAGACCAATGAACAGCTTGAGTTTCTACGTGCCGTTAAGTGTGATGCCGTGCAGGGAACGCTGTTTACACCTGCCCTTACCCAGGGT
- a CDS encoding RrF2 family transcriptional regulator — MLRLSTKCQYGVRAMYEIARGYPENPLTIRVISERQDVSVPFLEQILGRLRKVGLIKSVKGPGGGYLLTKGPEDITIAEILTTLEGPFAITLCASAHSEDPASSKGCMKADHCVIQHLWRALGRQIEEFLQTITLMDLVKGKQFEDLIFSCDASAVGAACPREVLRAGSSKTVGSALA, encoded by the coding sequence ATGTTGAGATTATCGACAAAATGCCAGTACGGCGTAAGAGCTATGTATGAGATAGCGCGTGGGTATCCTGAAAACCCGCTGACCATACGGGTGATTTCAGAGCGTCAGGACGTGTCCGTGCCGTTTTTAGAGCAGATACTTGGAAGGCTGCGTAAGGTTGGACTGATAAAGAGCGTAAAGGGCCCTGGCGGCGGTTATTTATTAACAAAAGGCCCTGAGGATATTACTATAGCGGAGATATTAACCACGTTAGAGGGCCCGTTTGCAATTACACTGTGTGCATCGGCGCACTCTGAAGACCCAGCAAGCTCTAAAGGCTGTATGAAAGCCGACCACTGCGTGATACAACACTTGTGGAGAGCGCTGGGAAGGCAAATAGAAGAGTTTTTACAAACCATAACGCTCATGGATTTAGTCAAGGGTAAGCAGTTTGAGGACTTAATTTTTTCCTGTGATGCAAGTGCTGTAGGTGCGGCGTGTCCACGTGAAGTGCTACGTGCGGGCAGCAGCAAAACCGTTGGGAGCGCACTGGCATGA
- a CDS encoding sulfurtransferase TusA family protein: MMCPMHLLKLDEQIKELEDKQVLELLTDYDGALEDVPAWCEKTGNEFLGIDEEADYYKIYIRKADGNSASALKEVKK, translated from the coding sequence ATGATGTGTCCGATGCACTTGTTGAAGCTGGACGAGCAAATTAAGGAGTTGGAAGATAAGCAGGTGTTGGAACTTTTAACCGACTATGACGGAGCGCTTGAGGATGTGCCGGCATGGTGTGAAAAGACCGGAAATGAGTTTTTGGGTATAGATGAGGAGGCGGATTATTATAAGATTTACATCAGAAAAGCCGACGGCAACTCTGCGTCAGCGCTAAAAGAGGTGAAAAAATGA
- a CDS encoding cysteine desulfurase — protein sequence MNKRLYFDHVATNPLLPEVFEVMEPYFKEEFGNPLSMYDLGFNAKQGIDKAREQVGALINAKASEIIFTSSGAEANNFAVKGLATSRQNDGNHIIISKAEHHSVLNTARSLEKQGFVVTYLPLDKHGLVDPQAVKSAINKDTVLISVIHANSEVGTIEPIQEIAEIARERKITFHTDAVATVGNMEVDVKALGVDAMSMAAHQFYGPKGAGALYLRGGQRILPLIYGGIQENGRRAGTENVPAIVGMGKAAELAKEKLPERMAHVKKLRDRCIEGLSKVEKVHLTGHPTQRLPGLASFVVEFIEGEGMLLMLLSKSIYAASGSACTSKALKASPTLASMGVPTSLTHGSIVFSFGIDNTIEDVESLITEFPVIIGKLRAMSPFAKEGWRPEDMKTEEN from the coding sequence ATGAACAAGAGACTATATTTTGACCATGTGGCTACAAATCCACTCTTACCAGAGGTGTTTGAGGTAATGGAGCCGTACTTTAAGGAGGAGTTTGGAAATCCTCTTAGTATGTACGATTTGGGTTTTAATGCTAAGCAGGGGATAGACAAAGCAAGGGAACAGGTAGGGGCATTAATAAACGCTAAAGCATCGGAGATAATCTTTACGTCATCGGGAGCTGAGGCAAATAACTTTGCAGTTAAAGGATTGGCTACATCAAGACAAAACGATGGCAATCACATAATAATATCAAAAGCCGAACACCATTCGGTGCTTAACACTGCCAGGTCTTTGGAAAAGCAGGGATTTGTGGTGACGTACCTGCCTTTAGATAAACACGGGCTTGTTGATCCGCAGGCCGTAAAGTCGGCAATCAACAAAGACACAGTGCTAATATCGGTCATACATGCTAACTCCGAGGTGGGGACTATTGAACCAATACAGGAAATCGCAGAAATTGCCCGTGAGCGTAAGATAACTTTTCACACCGATGCTGTGGCAACTGTGGGCAACATGGAGGTGGATGTAAAGGCGTTGGGGGTGGATGCAATGAGTATGGCGGCGCATCAGTTTTATGGCCCAAAGGGCGCTGGGGCGCTTTATTTAAGGGGTGGACAGAGGATTTTACCTCTTATCTATGGAGGCATTCAGGAAAACGGAAGACGTGCCGGTACGGAGAATGTGCCTGCAATCGTTGGAATGGGAAAAGCTGCGGAGCTTGCTAAGGAAAAACTGCCTGAGAGGATGGCACACGTTAAAAAATTACGGGACAGGTGCATTGAGGGACTTTCTAAGGTTGAAAAGGTGCACTTAACGGGACATCCAACTCAGAGGCTTCCCGGGCTTGCCAGTTTCGTAGTAGAGTTTATTGAAGGCGAGGGAATGCTGCTTATGCTCCTATCTAAATCAATATACGCAGCAAGCGGCTCGGCATGTACATCAAAGGCTCTAAAAGCCTCTCCCACGCTTGCCTCAATGGGAGTCCCCACAAGCCTTACACACGGCTCAATTGTGTTTTCCTTTGGCATAGATAACACTATAGAGGATGTGGAGAGTTTAATTACGGAGTTTCCTGTCATTATAGGAAAGTTAAGGGCGATGTCTCCTTTTGCTAAGGAGGGTTGGCGCCCTGAGGATATGAAAACAGAGGAAAATTGA
- the nifU gene encoding Fe-S cluster assembly scaffold protein NifU translates to MYSQKLMDHFTNPRNVGEIADADGVGMEGNPTCGDAMKLFIKVENEKIVDIKFQTFGCGAAIAVSSMITEMAKGKTLEEALLITKQDVADALDGLPPQKMHCSNLGADALRKAIEDYRQRGN, encoded by the coding sequence ATGTATAGCCAAAAATTGATGGATCACTTTACAAATCCAAGAAACGTGGGGGAGATAGCTGACGCCGATGGGGTAGGGATGGAGGGCAATCCAACTTGTGGCGATGCTATGAAACTTTTTATAAAAGTAGAAAATGAAAAAATAGTTGATATAAAATTTCAGACATTTGGCTGTGGAGCGGCTATCGCAGTGTCCAGTATGATAACCGAAATGGCAAAAGGCAAAACGCTTGAAGAAGCGCTCCTGATAACAAAACAGGATGTGGCGGATGCCTTAGATGGGCTGCCGCCCCAGAAAATGCACTGCTCAAACCTCGGCGCCGACGCCCTTAGAAAAGCCATAGAGGACTACCGCCAGCGAGGTAATTAG
- a CDS encoding universal stress protein, translating into MQIKISKVLLCHDNGDVSDMAAGVALSIARAFNLPVLGLHGYNAVMHEGAFRIMEPTLPAEYQTEEILAKQREVHASLIRVGMEKISLSYLKPLEPIFSDAQVPFSPKVREGKNFKALLELINEEDFGSLVIIGDSGFNHSEYGFVGSVCTRVLRQCDNKNILIVKNDKILEGAEFVVGLDGSASAVYSLRVAAALAKKFNAKLHLLYVFDSALHNDLFGRLKDTLINDDGFKFNTKDQEKIHDEFIDKGLARVGHMILNKAEKDVFGGNGATHEAKPAHGAMHGFGLVGDGGQNGNGLKKSVLSGHIYKKICDYAKDVGAALVFTGRTGRHHAEGIDIGSVCENVVRYSPCNVMVTRAEDFKGWEL; encoded by the coding sequence ATGCAGATTAAAATTAGTAAAGTGTTGCTGTGCCATGACAATGGCGATGTCTCTGATATGGCGGCGGGTGTTGCGTTAAGTATAGCAAGGGCATTTAATCTGCCGGTGCTTGGACTTCATGGTTACAATGCGGTTATGCACGAGGGCGCTTTCAGAATTATGGAGCCGACTTTGCCCGCAGAGTACCAGACTGAGGAAATCCTTGCTAAGCAGCGGGAGGTTCACGCAAGCCTTATTCGTGTCGGTATGGAAAAAATATCTCTTTCGTATCTAAAGCCGCTTGAGCCGATATTTAGTGACGCTCAAGTCCCATTTAGCCCCAAAGTGCGCGAAGGGAAAAATTTTAAAGCCCTCCTTGAGCTGATTAATGAGGAGGATTTTGGCAGTCTTGTCATTATCGGAGACTCAGGGTTCAACCACAGTGAGTATGGTTTTGTGGGCAGTGTCTGTACGAGGGTGCTTAGGCAGTGTGATAATAAAAATATCCTAATCGTAAAAAACGATAAGATATTAGAGGGTGCTGAGTTTGTAGTCGGTTTAGACGGCAGCGCATCGGCTGTTTATTCACTTAGAGTTGCCGCAGCGTTGGCTAAGAAATTTAATGCAAAGCTCCATCTCCTATACGTCTTTGACTCAGCCCTCCATAACGATCTCTTTGGGCGCTTAAAAGACACACTAATTAACGACGACGGGTTTAAATTTAATACAAAAGATCAAGAGAAAATTCACGATGAATTTATAGATAAAGGTCTTGCACGGGTTGGACACATGATTCTAAATAAGGCGGAAAAGGATGTGTTTGGCGGCAACGGCGCAACCCATGAAGCTAAACCCGCTCACGGAGCAATGCACGGTTTTGGACTTGTCGGAGACGGCGGGCAAAACGGTAACGGACTTAAGAAATCGGTGCTCTCCGGTCATATATATAAAAAGATATGCGATTATGCCAAAGATGTGGGCGCTGCGTTGGTCTTTACAGGGCGAACCGGACGCCATCACGCTGAGGGAATTGACATCGGCTCGGTTTGTGAAAATGTGGTGCGCTACAGCCCGTGTAACGTTATGGTTACAAGGGCTGAGGATTTCAAGGGTTGGGAACTTTAG
- a CDS encoding radical SAM protein yields the protein MGTLDYKPYIVSWNLTHGCNLSCPHCYMDAGCRSDGELTTAQAKGVVNSLAQMNPAMMIVLTGGEPLLRDDIIDIVGYCSDAGFITVLGTNGTLLKRDKLAQLKSAGLQGIGVSIDSIKPESHNAFRNFKGAWELSIDCLKAAKELSIETQLDVTLTDDNYTEIGDFVELAVSLGARALNFFFLVCTGRAMRTFISVQNYDAAIQELVKRSKTETRTMVRARCAPHIYRVLHEDGVRLPEGTRGCLAGRSYMRIDPVGNVTPCPYMEDSVGNVKDTSIEQLWAESQKLQTMRDGEYGGRCGICEFTEICGGCRARALAEKGDFMAEDPLCLYEPQGKGKLTLTDESQSDIEWESAAKQRMNKVPAFIRKMVIGVIEKKAIEKGVSKITEAFVEEIKSRDFSKMHRPG from the coding sequence TTGGGAACTTTAGATTATAAGCCGTACATTGTCTCATGGAATTTAACGCATGGCTGTAATCTCTCCTGTCCGCACTGCTATATGGACGCAGGTTGCCGCAGTGACGGAGAATTGACAACGGCACAGGCGAAAGGTGTTGTAAATTCGCTTGCTCAAATGAATCCCGCCATGATGATAGTGCTAACTGGTGGAGAGCCTCTCCTTCGGGATGATATCATAGACATCGTGGGATACTGCTCGGATGCAGGGTTTATAACAGTACTTGGCACAAACGGCACTCTGCTTAAGAGAGATAAATTGGCACAGCTGAAGAGTGCTGGTTTACAGGGTATCGGAGTCAGTATTGATTCCATAAAGCCGGAAAGTCATAATGCGTTTCGCAATTTTAAGGGAGCGTGGGAACTTTCCATAGACTGTTTAAAAGCCGCAAAGGAGCTTTCTATCGAGACTCAACTTGATGTCACCCTTACCGATGATAATTACACAGAGATTGGAGATTTCGTTGAGCTTGCGGTAAGTTTAGGTGCAAGAGCGCTAAATTTCTTTTTCCTTGTCTGCACGGGGCGAGCCATGAGGACATTTATTTCGGTTCAAAACTATGACGCTGCCATACAGGAGCTTGTTAAGCGATCTAAGACCGAGACCCGAACGATGGTCAGAGCGCGGTGTGCGCCTCACATTTATCGGGTGCTTCATGAGGATGGCGTAAGACTGCCTGAGGGCACACGCGGCTGTCTTGCAGGACGCTCTTACATGCGCATAGACCCTGTGGGAAATGTGACCCCATGTCCATATATGGAGGACAGTGTTGGAAACGTTAAGGATACAAGCATAGAGCAACTGTGGGCGGAGTCTCAGAAATTGCAAACTATGCGGGACGGCGAGTATGGTGGCAGATGCGGCATATGTGAGTTTACAGAGATATGCGGCGGCTGCAGGGCAAGAGCATTAGCTGAGAAAGGTGACTTTATGGCTGAGGATCCTCTGTGTCTTTATGAACCGCAGGGCAAAGGGAAACTCACGCTTACAGATGAGTCCCAATCTGATATAGAATGGGAAAGTGCCGCTAAACAGAGAATGAATAAGGTACCGGCTTTCATTAGAAAAATGGTTATAGGAGTCATAGAAAAAAAAGCAATTGAAAAGGGTGTTAGCAAAATTACTGAGGCTTTTGTAGAGGAGATAAAATCACGTGATTTTTCCAAAATGCACCGACCGGGATAA
- a CDS encoding adenosylcobinamide-GDP ribazoletransferase: MAGAVVIIKFIKRILAGFQFLTIVPTPRSLYSDDATEIGKSSAWFSVTGLFIGVMSALVWFVAKKFLPADVSCFLVIVVTILLTGGLHLDGLSDTFDAIAARGKSQEERLNIMKSGVSGPIGVAAMIVIIFLKYLLLKNLTAQSAVSPLYILTVFPIAGRFAATACLYLGKSAKEEGLGFVFISNTGLVEILTCGVLTIFIASGANFIFNHISDPLNIIGPPVLTHTGVYIFSMFATAFLQGKFGGITGDHAGAIIEGGEIIFLLAYSC; this comes from the coding sequence ATGGCGGGTGCGGTGGTGATAATCAAATTTATAAAGCGGATACTGGCGGGGTTTCAGTTTTTAACGATAGTTCCAACTCCTCGCTCTCTTTATTCTGACGATGCAACAGAAATCGGTAAAAGTTCGGCATGGTTTTCGGTTACAGGGCTATTTATCGGGGTTATGTCGGCTTTAGTTTGGTTTGTCGCTAAGAAATTTCTCCCTGCCGATGTGTCTTGTTTTCTTGTTATTGTGGTAACAATTCTATTAACCGGAGGGCTGCATCTTGACGGCCTATCCGACACGTTTGATGCTATAGCAGCCAGAGGAAAGTCGCAAGAGGAGCGTCTTAACATTATGAAAAGCGGAGTTTCTGGCCCAATTGGAGTAGCTGCAATGATAGTTATAATTTTTCTTAAATATTTGCTTTTAAAAAATCTGACTGCTCAGAGTGCTGTATCACCCTTATATATCCTTACCGTGTTTCCTATTGCAGGGAGGTTTGCTGCCACAGCTTGTCTGTATCTGGGAAAAAGCGCAAAAGAGGAGGGGTTAGGGTTTGTTTTTATTTCAAACACCGGTTTAGTAGAGATTCTTACTTGTGGAGTTCTCACTATATTTATAGCCTCTGGTGCTAATTTCATTTTTAATCATATTAGTGATCCGCTTAATATCATAGGACCGCCTGTTTTAACTCATACCGGCGTGTATATTTTCAGCATGTTTGCCACAGCATTTTTACAAGGAAAATTTGGCGGAATAACCGGTGACCATGCTGGGGCTATAATAGAGGGCGGCGAAATTATTTTCCTTTTAGCGTACAGTTGTTGA
- the cobC gene encoding alpha-ribazole phosphatase — protein sequence MATRVYLLRHGKTVGSDTLRYKGQTDVPLSDEGIAQAEKAAQFISSHVSCNSAQPAIDALYSSDLSRCVKTAEIVGASFNLTPITIPEFRERHFGQWEGMSFDEINEKYPEDFTNWAKNPLKFSPIGGESTEDVSKRTMPTLKKLIKRHLDKTIAIVAHGGTNRVILCNLLKIPLRHIFRLEQDFACINIIDIHENYPVVLLLNHTQR from the coding sequence ATGGCAACGAGAGTTTATTTGTTAAGACACGGAAAGACTGTTGGCTCCGATACGCTCAGGTATAAGGGGCAAACTGATGTGCCGCTATCTGATGAGGGCATTGCTCAGGCAGAAAAAGCGGCTCAATTTATCAGCAGTCACGTGTCATGCAACAGCGCACAACCTGCGATAGATGCCCTCTACTCATCAGACCTGTCCCGATGTGTAAAAACAGCAGAGATTGTAGGTGCGTCGTTTAATCTTACTCCTATAACAATCCCCGAATTTCGCGAAAGACACTTCGGTCAGTGGGAGGGTATGAGCTTTGATGAGATTAACGAAAAGTATCCGGAGGATTTCACCAATTGGGCGAAAAATCCGCTTAAATTTAGCCCAATTGGTGGAGAGAGCACGGAGGATGTCAGTAAGCGCACAATGCCCACACTTAAAAAACTCATCAAACGACACCTTGATAAAACCATAGCGATTGTTGCCCATGGCGGTACAAACAGAGTCATACTGTGTAATTTGCTAAAAATCCCGCTTCGGCATATTTTTCGTCTGGAACAGGATTTTGCTTGCATCAATATTATAGACATCCATGAAAACTATCCGGTGGTACTCTTACTAAACCACACACAGAGGTAA
- a CDS encoding cobyric acid synthase: MAAAIMVQGTGSGAGKSLIVAALCRLFKNAGYSVAPFKSQNMALNSYVTIESGEIGRAQALQAEAAGIPPSIYHNPILLKSEGSSGSQVVVMGKPFKTMTASDYYKNKELFWPYVVSAWEELNNRYEIIVIEGAGSPAEINLTEQEIVNMAVARLTSAPVLLVGDIDKGGVFASLYGTAALLKEDVKLIKGFVINKFRGDVNILIPGNVMITDLTGIPVIGVIPYVSGIGLEEEDSLALGSHFESGDRTGTGVKITVLRLNYISNFTDFHALSCEPGVELVYSLRDNDILNSDLVIIPGTKNTVKDLLFLKETGVSGVLQRAVTQGIPLMGMCGGYQMLGKVISDPDMIESRHREVRGLGFLDAETVFESSKVTLRVTAKKTGGIPFIDGEFDNLDCYEIHMGQTKGGSIFKVRVGDETYMDGESKGGVWGTYLHGIFDNDTFRAALLDGLRAKRGLKQTSTGINYIKLRNDAIECWSATVAKSLDMDLIYSLLIS; this comes from the coding sequence TTGGCAGCGGCTATAATGGTTCAGGGAACAGGCTCAGGGGCCGGTAAGTCACTGATTGTGGCGGCACTGTGCAGACTGTTTAAAAATGCCGGATACAGCGTAGCGCCGTTTAAATCCCAAAACATGGCATTAAATTCCTACGTAACGATTGAAAGCGGTGAAATTGGACGTGCTCAGGCGCTTCAGGCTGAAGCTGCCGGAATTCCACCCTCAATTTACCATAATCCCATACTGTTAAAATCTGAGGGCTCATCAGGTTCTCAGGTGGTAGTGATGGGAAAGCCGTTTAAGACTATGACTGCCTCCGACTATTATAAAAACAAGGAGCTTTTTTGGCCATATGTAGTGAGTGCGTGGGAGGAGTTAAACAACCGGTACGAAATCATTGTCATAGAGGGCGCTGGAAGTCCAGCTGAGATTAACCTAACAGAGCAGGAGATTGTCAACATGGCGGTGGCAAGACTGACCTCAGCGCCGGTCTTACTTGTAGGGGACATTGACAAGGGCGGCGTGTTTGCATCTTTGTACGGCACTGCAGCGCTTCTTAAAGAAGATGTAAAGTTAATAAAGGGTTTTGTAATTAACAAGTTTCGCGGCGACGTCAATATTCTCATTCCGGGAAACGTTATGATTACTGACCTGACAGGTATTCCGGTTATCGGAGTGATACCGTATGTGTCCGGTATTGGGCTTGAAGAGGAGGATAGTTTAGCTCTCGGCAGCCATTTTGAATCAGGTGATAGAACTGGAACGGGCGTAAAAATAACGGTTCTGCGGCTTAATTACATATCTAACTTTACGGATTTTCATGCGCTTTCCTGTGAGCCCGGTGTTGAGCTTGTCTATAGTCTAAGAGACAATGACATCTTAAATTCTGATTTGGTCATAATCCCGGGAACCAAAAACACTGTGAAGGATTTACTGTTTCTTAAAGAGACAGGTGTTTCAGGCGTATTACAAAGGGCTGTGACACAAGGAATCCCACTTATGGGGATGTGTGGCGGGTATCAGATGCTTGGAAAAGTGATAAGCGACCCTGATATGATAGAAAGCCGACACAGAGAGGTCAGAGGACTTGGATTTTTGGACGCTGAGACGGTATTTGAGTCTTCAAAGGTAACGCTTCGTGTCACGGCCAAAAAAACAGGCGGCATCCCGTTTATAGACGGAGAGTTTGACAATCTGGATTGCTATGAAATTCACATGGGGCAAACCAAAGGCGGGAGCATTTTTAAGGTGAGGGTAGGGGACGAAACTTACATGGATGGAGAGTCAAAGGGAGGTGTGTGGGGAACATATCTTCACGGGATATTTGACAACGATACATTTCGGGCAGCCCTGCTTGATGGTCTAAGAGCAAAGCGCGGTCTAAAACAAACCAGCACAGGCATAAATTATATTAAACTCCGTAACGACGCAATAGAGTGCTGGAGCGCCACTGTCGCTAAATCTTTGGATATGGATTTAATATATTCGCTGCTGATAAGTTAA